From a region of the Triticum aestivum cultivar Chinese Spring chromosome 7D, IWGSC CS RefSeq v2.1, whole genome shotgun sequence genome:
- the LOC123165094 gene encoding GDSL esterase/lipase At1g28610-like: MGSSNGHCSISLAVLFVFVVTGDANLGSCGCFKRIFSFGDSIIDTGNFAYTIRNRSPSPPSVLPYGETYFHHPTGRGGPRIKTDWGNSSIRKLTKAYKPHNMLYTNALSDPYYLSAQALGLPLLPPSLPEEKTGQFPTGANFAVFGAMALNPNYFKSRYNLSVPFPWSLHDQLATFNKVLTRIAPGDAATKRLLSESLVVFGEIGGNDYNFWFFDSELSKDRNTPLQYMPDIIDRIGAGVQKVINLGAKTILVPGNFPIGCVPVYLSTHKSNTSADYDQFGCLAWFNAFSRRHNQLLKQEIGRLKSRNPSVKIIYADYYGAFMEFVKNPNRNGIDSPLVACCGGNGPYGTGLPCDWNAKVCRDPSRFANWDQVHMTEKAYSVIANGVLNGPYADIPLLHAC, from the exons ATGGGGAGTTCCAATGGCCACTGCTCCATTTCCTTGGCCGTCCTCTTCGTCTTTGTTGTCACCGGCGACGCTAATCTAGGGTCGTGTGGCTGCTTCAAGCGTATCTTCTCCTTTGGCGACTCCATCATTGACACCGGCAATTTCGCATACACCATCCGCAACAGATCACCGAGTCCACCCTCGGTGCTTCCTTATGGAGAGACCTACTTCCACCACCCCACGGGCAGGGGCGGACCCAGAATAAAAACTGACTGGGGGAATTCATCAATAAGAAAACTTACAAAGGCTTATAAACCTCACAATATGTTATACACAAATGCTCTCTCTGATCCATATTATTTGTCAG CGCAAGCGTTGGGCCTGCCGCTGCTGCCGCCGAGCTTGCCCGAGGAGAAGACGGGGCAGTTCCCCACTGGTGCCAACTTTGCCGTGTTCGGCGCTATGGCGCTGAACCCGAACTACTTCAAGTCCAGGTATAACTTGAGTGTACCGTTTCCATGGAGCCTCCACGATCAGCTCGCTACTTTCAACAAAGTGCTCACACGGATTGCTCCAGGAGATG CTGCAACAAAGAGGCTCCTGAGCGAGTCCCTGGTCGTCTTTGGTGAGATTGGGGGCAATGACTACAACTTTTGGTTCTTTGACTCTGAGCTCAGCAAGGACAGAAACACGCCCCTCCAGTATATGCCCGATATTATCGACCGCATCGGAGCCGGCGTGCAGAAGGTGATCAACCTCGGCGCCAAGACGATCCTTGTCCCGGGGAACTTCCCCATCGGGTGCGTGCCGGTCTACCTTAGTACTCACAAGAGCAATACATCTGCCGACTACGACCAGTTCGGCTGCCTCGCGTGGTTCAACGCGTTCTCTCGGAGGCACAACCAGCTGTTGAAGCAGGAGATCGGCCGGCTCAAGTCCCGGAACCCCAGCGTGAAGATCATCTACGCAGACTACTACGGCGCCTTCATGGAGTTCGTCAAGAATCCCAACAGGAATGGCATTGACAGCCCTCTCGTGGCATGCTGTGGTGGCAACGGGCCCTACGGCACCGGCCTTCCGTGCGACTGGAACGCGAAGGTTTGCCGCGACCCATCCAGGTTCGCCAACTGGGACCAGGTTCACATGACGGAAAAGGCATACAGTGTCATCGCCAATGGGGTGCTCAATGGCCCGTATGCGGACATCCCTTTGCTCCACGCATGCTAG